The Rhodococcus sp. ABRD24 genome contains the following window.
GGGGCGACCGAGTTGGGCTCGCACTTGCCGACCGAGTGGACGTGCAGGCCGTGGAAACCGGGCTCGAGACCCTGCGCGTTGACGGTGATCTGAACGTAGCCGTCCTCCTCGGCGAACGACGCGGTACCGGCGTTGACCCCCTTGGCGTCCTTGAGCTGCACCTCGACGGTGCCGGCCTCGGTGGTGGTGGCGTGCGCGGATCCGCTCTCGGCGCCACCGGGGGCGGGGGAACCGGTCCACACCGGCGGGGTGGTGCCGGGGACGTCGGTGGGCTCCTCGTTGTTCGAGCATGCGGTGAGACCCAGCGCGGCGATCGCCACCAGCGGGGTCACGACTCGCCAGGACTTGCGACGGGTGGAATGCGAGGCCATCGGACCGCTCCTTCGAGGTGGGTGAAATCTGCGGATGATCATAGCTAGCGGGTGGCTGTGAGTTATCCGGAGGTGACGATCACGATCACGCCGGGCGACGCGCTGGCGATTCCGGCAAAACGCGGTTCGGCCTTGACGCCGAGCTCGGCAGCGATGGCCTGTGCAGCAGCCTTCTCGGAGGCGCTGCTGCCGTAGTACACGGTGGTGGTCTGGATCTGCCCGTAACTGTAGTTGCCGGTCTCGGAGATATCCCAGCCGTTCGACGTCAGCTCGTTCGC
Protein-coding sequences here:
- a CDS encoding superoxide dismutase family protein is translated as MASHSTRRKSWRVVTPLVAIAALGLTACSNNEEPTDVPGTTPPVWTGSPAPGGAESGSAHATTTEAGTVEVQLKDAKGVNAGTASFAEEDGYVQITVNAQGLEPGFHGLHVHSVGKCEPNSVAPTGGEPGNFLSAGGHFQVAGRTGHPASGDLTSLEVREDGKGYLVTTTDAFTLDDLKNGGKGTALMIHANADNFANIPTRYTLPDNAAVPDQATLSTGDAGGRVACGVIGEY